Genomic window (Raphanus sativus cultivar WK10039 unplaced genomic scaffold, ASM80110v3 Scaffold1720, whole genome shotgun sequence):
ACGCCGGATATATCGGAACAGGATTGCTCGTATTGTTTatcacagggtattgcaaagaTTCCTAGCTGTTGTGATATGAAAATGGGTAGTTATGTCTTGTCTCCAAGCTGTATGGTGGCTTATGCTCCATGGAGATTCTATGATCCAGTGGACACCACTAATGAGCCAAGCTCAGGGCCTGCTAAGCCGCCAACTGGGAATGAGACGAGAAGTGTCCCACAAGGTATGTCACTTGTTATGAATTCGAGCTCTAGGGTTTAAAGTCAGACTGTTGAGCATGTAAACAGGAGATATGATTTAACCAATCTGTTTTTATTTCTCTGTTCAGGGGACCAAAACAGAAGTGTACCTAAAGCTTTGATCTTTGCGGCTGTTTCAGCTGCTGTTGTTgtcttatttatcatattattaatcGTTTTCCTAAGGTCTAGGAAGAATAAAACTAATAGGAGGACAACTAACGAAGAACGAAACCTTGAAGGTAAAGCTAAGAATAGAAGATAGTATTTTTGTGCTCTGTTTACTCTGTTCTGActtgtttcctctgtttctttcaAATTTTACTGTGAATGTTTGCCTTCTTCCTAACctggagtttttttttcctgacATATGCATATGAAGACATTAGCGCAGATTCATTGAGATTTGATTTCACTTTGTTACAAAAAGCCACAAGTCAATTTTCACTAGAAAATAAACTCGGAGAAGGTGGATTTGGCGCAGTTTATAAGGTgttttaagaagaagaaactattACCATATAGATTTTACTAAAGCTAGCAATCATATCATCATAtcctttttaaattaaaaaatttgttatgATCATTAGGGCGTGCTATCTGATGGACAAGAAATAGCAGTGAAAAGGTTGTCGCAAAATGCACAACAAGGTGAAATCGAATTCAAGAATGAGTTCTTATTGGTGGCAAAGCTTCAACATCGTAACCTCGTCAAGCTCTTAGGTTACTCAATAGATGGAACTGAAAGGCTTCTCGTCTATGAGTACCTCCCACACACCAGTCTAGACAAGTTCATCTTTGGTACCATATTTATTCACTAACACCAATTACTTGGAAGCCACTCTACTGTTATTTTGTTCTGCTTATAATGTACCTCACGTGTTTGAGTATGTTTACAGATCCGATCCATGGTAAGGAACTGGATTGGGAAATTAGATACAAAATCATTGGAGGTGTAGCTAGGGGGCTTCTTTATCTTCATCAAGACTCTCGTCTCCGGATCATTCACCGTGATCTTAAAGCTAGTAACATTCTGTTAGACGAGGAAATGACCCCCAAAATAGCAGACTTCGGACTGGCAAGGCTATTTGATATCAACCACACGACTCAACGCTACACGAATAGGGTCGTAGGGACTTTGTAAGTACAATAATAGAAAGTAACATAAATCTTTTAAACATCATGCTCGATTCTGATTATAAgtcatttgttttcttaaaacaGTGGATATATGGCTCCAGAGTATGTAATGCACGGACAGTTCTCGTTTAAAACAGATGTTTACAGTTTCGGAGTTTTGGTTCTTGAGATCATCAGTGGTAAGAAAAA
Coding sequences:
- the LOC130504659 gene encoding cysteine-rich receptor-like protein kinase 26, coding for MPLLFPLMMSVLILIQIRCLTVQSQPVPLKQICSNITGNFTVNTPYAVNLDRLIYSSLSSLLQNGNGFYNISLGDSDGKVNSILHCRGDVKPEDCTNCLAMAGKRLVTLCPVQKEAVIWYDKCTVRYSNRTLFNRLEIYPQTSISGTRNFTGDREGWEKSLRGLLEGLKDRASVIGRRMKNFVVGETSGPSFQTLYGMVQCTPDISEQDCSYCLSQGIAKIPSCCDMKMGSYVLSPSCMVAYAPWRFYDPVDTTNEPSSGPAKPPTGNETRSVPQGDQNRSVPKALIFAAVSAAVVVLFIILLIVFLRSRKNKTNRRTTNEERNLEDISADSLRFDFTLLQKATSQFSLENKLGEGGFGAVYKGVLSDGQEIAVKRLSQNAQQGEIEFKNEFLLVAKLQHRNLVKLLGYSIDGTERLLVYEYLPHTSLDKFIFDPIHGKELDWEIRYKIIGGVARGLLYLHQDSRLRIIHRDLKASNILLDEEMTPKIADFGLARLFDINHTTQRYTNRVVGTFGYMAPEYVMHGQFSFKTDVYSFGVLVLEIISGKKNSCFSDEDSMEGLLTFAWRNWKEGVALNLVDKILMTMSSYSSNMILRCINIGLLCVQDKVSERPSMASVLLMLDGHTLALSEPSRPKFFTHSTMVSDSSSSLGNNAKTSNYNSNTELYPR